The proteins below are encoded in one region of Pseudomonas entomophila L48:
- a CDS encoding NAD(P)H-dependent oxidoreductase: protein MNVLIVHAHNEPQSFNSAMARLAVEVLEGQRHTVQVSDLHAMGFNPVASAEDFQQRANDDYLVYALEQRHAFNNGSLAADIVAELDKIRWADLIILNFPIYWFSMPAILKGWIDRVFVSGYCYGGTRIYDRGGLKGKRAMLSFSLGGQAHMFGPDAVHGELDTLLRPIQRGVLGYVGLAVLPPFVAFHVPYISEEARLQYLAQYRRHLLTLDERAPLVFPSLDDFDANLRPKGG, encoded by the coding sequence ATGAACGTCCTGATCGTCCACGCGCACAACGAACCGCAATCCTTCAACAGTGCCATGGCCCGGCTGGCGGTGGAGGTGCTGGAGGGCCAGCGCCATACCGTACAGGTTTCGGACCTGCACGCCATGGGCTTCAACCCGGTCGCCAGCGCCGAAGACTTCCAGCAGCGTGCCAACGACGATTACCTGGTCTATGCCCTGGAGCAGCGCCACGCCTTCAACAACGGCTCCCTGGCTGCCGACATCGTCGCCGAGCTGGACAAGATTCGCTGGGCCGACCTGATCATCCTCAACTTCCCGATCTACTGGTTCAGCATGCCAGCCATCCTCAAGGGCTGGATCGACCGGGTGTTCGTTTCGGGCTACTGCTATGGCGGTACGCGCATCTACGACCGTGGCGGGCTCAAGGGCAAGCGGGCGATGCTGAGTTTCTCCCTGGGCGGGCAGGCGCATATGTTCGGGCCGGATGCGGTGCATGGCGAACTCGACACGTTGCTGCGGCCAATCCAGCGCGGTGTGCTGGGTTATGTCGGGCTGGCGGTGCTGCCGCCGTTCGTGGCGTTTCATGTGCCCTATATCAGCGAAGAGGCGCGCCTGCAGTACCTGGCGCAATACCGCCGGCACCTGCTGACGCTCGATGAGCGGGCGCCGCTGGTGTTTCCGTCGCTGGATGATTTTGATGCCAATCTGCGGCCCAAGGGGGGCTGA
- a CDS encoding c-type cytochrome, with protein sequence MAGYLSCAFTLALLAFAGSALATEPRQFDYMLNCQGCHLPDGSGNPGRSVPAFPGQLGKFLGVPGGREYLVQVPGSALSGLSDDALAGVLNWMLARFDAGNLPSDFKPYSGAEVRQWRGSVPADVEVTRKRLLQRIAQREQQ encoded by the coding sequence ATGGCCGGATACCTGTCGTGCGCGTTCACCCTGGCCCTGCTGGCGTTCGCCGGCAGCGCCCTGGCCACCGAGCCGCGCCAGTTCGACTACATGCTCAACTGCCAGGGCTGCCACCTGCCCGACGGCAGCGGCAACCCGGGGCGCAGCGTACCGGCGTTCCCTGGGCAGCTGGGCAAGTTCCTCGGGGTGCCGGGTGGGCGCGAGTACCTGGTGCAGGTACCGGGCTCGGCCTTGTCGGGGCTGTCGGACGACGCCCTGGCAGGGGTGCTCAACTGGATGCTGGCGCGTTTCGACGCCGGCAATCTACCTAGCGATTTCAAACCCTACAGCGGCGCCGAAGTGCGGCAGTGGCGCGGCTCGGTGCCCGCCGATGTCGAGGTCACGCGCAAGCGGCTGCTGCAACGCATTGCCCAACGAGAACAACAATGA
- the mauD gene encoding methylamine dehydrogenase accessory protein MauD produces MTYALIISSLLSWAIILMLTLAVWALARQVGLLHERIQPVGALSLGKAIKAGDTAPVFTLASLTGGSVSLGGANGQGQGTLLFFLSETCPVCKTLLPVLDALRRQERLRVVLASDGEADEHLAFIAAHGLQAFPYLLSREVGLAYQISKLPYGVLIDERGTVASHGLVNTREHLESLLEARRLGHATVQAYNAAQQGLQP; encoded by the coding sequence ATGACTTACGCACTGATCATTTCCAGCCTGCTGTCCTGGGCGATCATCCTGATGCTGACCCTTGCCGTGTGGGCCCTGGCGCGCCAGGTCGGGCTGCTGCACGAACGCATCCAGCCGGTGGGGGCGTTGTCCCTGGGCAAGGCGATCAAGGCCGGAGACACGGCGCCGGTGTTCACCCTGGCCAGCCTGACCGGAGGCTCGGTCAGCCTCGGCGGCGCCAACGGGCAAGGGCAGGGCACCTTGCTGTTCTTCCTGTCCGAGACCTGCCCGGTGTGCAAGACGCTGCTGCCGGTGCTCGATGCGCTGCGCCGCCAGGAGCGCCTGAGGGTCGTGCTGGCCAGCGATGGCGAAGCGGATGAGCACCTGGCTTTCATTGCCGCCCACGGCTTGCAGGCGTTCCCCTACCTGCTGTCCCGAGAAGTGGGCCTGGCCTACCAGATCAGCAAGCTGCCCTACGGCGTGCTGATCGACGAGCGTGGCACCGTCGCCAGCCACGGCCTGGTCAACACCCGCGAGCACCTGGAAAGCCTGCTGGAAGCGCGGCGCCTGGGGCATGCCACCGTCCAGGCATACAACGCCGCGCAACAGGGGCTGCAGCCATGA
- a CDS encoding VOC family protein — MDLKFSHVDVLVTDLEAACAYYAQVLGARISRTLVWERGGLHVRYAIALLGEERFMLVQPLAGNLKDLLDTHGEGMIYRHCYSTPDIEQAYDQLVTNGVQPEDENGNPLAREHLQSPAGARIIWLPKRFGHFSIEILEAQALEAFIEEAFRAP; from the coding sequence ATGGACCTGAAGTTCAGCCATGTCGATGTGCTGGTCACCGACCTTGAGGCCGCCTGCGCCTACTACGCCCAGGTGCTGGGCGCTCGAATCTCCAGGACATTGGTGTGGGAGCGCGGCGGCCTGCACGTACGCTACGCGATCGCCCTGCTCGGCGAGGAACGCTTCATGCTGGTCCAGCCATTGGCAGGCAACCTGAAGGACCTGCTGGACACGCATGGCGAAGGCATGATCTACCGCCACTGCTATAGCACGCCGGACATCGAGCAGGCCTATGACCAACTGGTGACCAACGGCGTGCAGCCCGAAGACGAGAACGGCAACCCGCTGGCCCGCGAGCACCTGCAGTCTCCTGCCGGTGCGCGGATCATCTGGCTACCGAAACGCTTCGGGCACTTCTCGATCGAAATCCTCGAGGCCCAGGCACTCGAGGCCTTCATTGAAGAAGCGTTCCGCGCACCGTAG
- a CDS encoding enoyl-CoA hydratase/isomerase family protein, translating into MAVHIERCAGIAYLTLDHPARRNSFDLPMAAALRDCVRSLVAEPPKVVVLRSSGEHFSVGGDVQYFRQLREGPQDARTEDVAHLVGAVNEAVLGLTALPCPVLGLLNGAVAGFGLSLALSCDLLIAAEDASLVYAYGAIGITPDGGGSWHLPRHLGLHRALALALLNRPLPAREAQALGLVVDVVPREALQASGMAMAKRLAGGAAAAHGGAKRLLRGSLDCDLATALDRERALFVHLSGSDDFAEGVDAFCQRRSASFS; encoded by the coding sequence ATGGCTGTTCATATCGAGCGTTGCGCAGGTATCGCTTACCTCACGCTGGATCACCCCGCACGCCGCAACAGTTTCGACCTGCCCATGGCCGCGGCCCTGCGTGACTGTGTCCGCAGCCTGGTGGCGGAGCCACCCAAGGTGGTGGTGTTGCGCAGCAGCGGCGAGCACTTCTCGGTGGGTGGAGACGTTCAGTATTTCCGCCAGTTGCGCGAAGGGCCGCAGGACGCCCGCACGGAAGACGTCGCGCACCTGGTCGGCGCAGTGAACGAGGCGGTACTGGGCCTTACCGCGCTGCCTTGCCCTGTGCTGGGCCTGCTCAACGGCGCCGTTGCCGGTTTCGGGCTATCCCTGGCGCTGAGCTGCGACCTGCTGATTGCCGCCGAGGACGCCAGCCTCGTATACGCCTATGGCGCCATCGGCATTACCCCGGATGGTGGCGGCAGTTGGCACCTGCCCCGCCACCTCGGGTTGCACCGGGCATTGGCCCTGGCGTTGCTCAACCGGCCACTGCCCGCTCGTGAGGCCCAGGCGCTGGGGTTGGTGGTCGACGTGGTGCCCCGCGAAGCCTTGCAGGCTTCGGGCATGGCGATGGCCAAGCGCCTGGCGGGCGGTGCCGCTGCCGCGCATGGCGGGGCCAAGCGCTTGTTGCGCGGTAGCCTGGATTGCGACCTGGCCACCGCGCTGGACAGGGAGCGTGCGTTGTTTGTGCACTTGAGCGGCAGCGACGACTTCGCTGAAGGGGTGGATGCCTTTTGTCAACGCCGCTCGGCGTCTTTTAGCTGA
- a CDS encoding efflux RND transporter permease subunit, translating to MLAYLVSALERLVFRHRLATLGLLAVVTLVMGLFAARLEMSAGFDKQLPQQHPYIKTFNQYRDVLFGANRVIVVLRARHGDIWNPAALTRLHDLTQTLFFLPGIDRRSVTSLWTPNTRAVQITEEGMKAEDVVGGDVTVGNLDARAIAGIRERTLAGGFVGSLVANDQRGAMVVAELADPDPATGKRLDYLAFSRQLEEQVRAQYANTDFDVQIIGFAKQMGDIGAGARSVVEFFALAFVLTALAVYWYTRSWRLTVLPLVCSLVSVAWQFGTLTLLGFGLDPLAILVPFLVFAIGVSHGVQQVNFIAKEVCAGADGMTAARRSFVGLMIPGTLALITAFVGFATLVLVPIPMIRELAITASVGVAYKIVTNLVMLPVLASYCCFDSRYVARVERLRARREGLMTGLGRIAEPRNAVLVALLGAVLMVLAVWQSQGRHVGHVLPGAPELHADSRYNQDVEQVVGHFALGLDLFTVAVQTPAGGCYRHDVMAYVDRLTWYLGTLPGVLSAQSLPAMAKLAASGVNEGQPKWAALPVDELSLGEAVRQVPEALRLYDADCTVLPVNLYLADHKASTLKQVTAAIEQYRERYVLPGVNVRLASGNAGVQAATNAVVEGSELPMMLYVYLTIVLLVGLVYRDWRAMLACCLPLTLATFLGYWFMKALDIGLTVATLPVMVLAVGVGVDYAFYIYNRLQLHLAAGRDIVAAFQQALREVGVATVFTALTLSVGVATWSFSALKFQADMGLLLTFMFMANMLMAVTLLPALAVVLEILVPRRGPVRAPLVAH from the coding sequence ATGCTGGCTTATCTGGTCTCGGCGCTCGAGCGCCTGGTCTTTCGCCATCGCCTGGCGACCCTCGGCCTGCTGGCCGTGGTCACCCTGGTGATGGGCCTGTTCGCCGCGCGTCTGGAGATGTCGGCGGGCTTCGACAAACAGCTGCCGCAGCAGCACCCCTATATCAAGACTTTCAACCAGTACCGTGACGTGCTGTTCGGCGCCAACCGGGTCATCGTGGTGCTGCGGGCGCGCCACGGCGATATCTGGAACCCGGCGGCGCTGACCCGCCTGCACGACTTGACCCAGACGCTGTTCTTCCTGCCGGGCATCGACCGGCGCAGCGTCACCTCGCTGTGGACGCCGAACACCCGCGCCGTGCAGATCACCGAGGAGGGCATGAAGGCCGAGGACGTGGTCGGCGGCGATGTCACCGTCGGCAACCTCGACGCCCGGGCCATCGCCGGCATACGCGAGCGCACCCTGGCCGGCGGCTTCGTCGGCAGCCTGGTGGCCAACGACCAGCGCGGGGCGATGGTGGTGGCGGAGCTGGCCGACCCGGACCCGGCCACGGGCAAGCGCCTGGACTATCTCGCCTTTAGCCGGCAGCTGGAGGAGCAGGTGAGGGCGCAGTACGCCAACACCGACTTCGACGTGCAGATCATCGGCTTCGCCAAGCAGATGGGCGATATCGGCGCCGGCGCCCGCAGCGTGGTCGAATTCTTCGCCCTGGCGTTCGTGCTCACGGCGCTGGCGGTCTATTGGTACACCCGCTCCTGGCGCCTGACCGTGCTGCCGCTGGTGTGCTCGCTGGTGTCGGTGGCGTGGCAGTTCGGCACCCTGACGCTGCTGGGCTTCGGCCTCGACCCGCTGGCGATCCTGGTGCCGTTCCTGGTGTTCGCCATCGGCGTTTCCCATGGCGTGCAGCAGGTCAACTTCATCGCCAAGGAGGTGTGTGCCGGTGCCGATGGCATGACCGCCGCCCGGCGCAGTTTCGTCGGGCTGATGATCCCGGGCACCCTGGCACTGATCACGGCTTTCGTCGGGTTTGCGACGCTGGTGCTGGTGCCGATCCCGATGATCCGCGAGCTGGCCATCACCGCCTCGGTGGGGGTGGCCTACAAGATCGTCACCAACCTGGTGATGCTGCCGGTGCTGGCCAGCTACTGCTGCTTCGACAGCCGCTACGTGGCACGGGTCGAGCGCCTGCGGGCGCGCCGAGAGGGGCTGATGACCGGCCTCGGGCGTATCGCCGAGCCACGCAACGCGGTGCTGGTGGCGCTGCTGGGTGCGGTGCTGATGGTGCTGGCGGTGTGGCAGAGCCAGGGCCGGCATGTCGGCCATGTGCTGCCTGGCGCACCCGAGCTGCACGCCGACTCGCGCTACAACCAGGACGTGGAGCAGGTGGTAGGGCACTTCGCCCTGGGCCTGGACCTGTTCACCGTGGCCGTGCAGACCCCGGCGGGCGGTTGCTACCGGCATGATGTGATGGCCTATGTCGACCGCCTGACCTGGTACCTGGGCACCTTGCCCGGCGTGTTGTCGGCGCAGTCGCTGCCGGCCATGGCCAAGCTGGCGGCCTCGGGGGTAAACGAAGGGCAGCCGAAGTGGGCGGCGCTGCCGGTCGACGAGCTGTCCCTGGGCGAGGCCGTGCGCCAGGTGCCCGAGGCGCTGCGCCTGTATGACGCCGACTGTACCGTGCTGCCGGTCAACCTGTACCTGGCCGACCACAAGGCCAGCACCCTCAAGCAGGTGACTGCGGCCATCGAGCAGTACCGCGAGCGCTATGTCCTGCCCGGGGTGAACGTGCGCCTGGCCAGCGGCAACGCCGGGGTGCAGGCCGCCACCAACGCGGTGGTGGAGGGCTCCGAGCTGCCGATGATGCTCTATGTGTACCTGACCATCGTGCTGCTGGTAGGGCTGGTGTACCGCGACTGGCGGGCCATGCTCGCCTGCTGCCTGCCGCTGACCCTGGCGACCTTCCTCGGGTACTGGTTCATGAAGGCCCTCGACATCGGCCTGACCGTGGCCACCTTGCCGGTGATGGTGCTGGCCGTGGGCGTGGGGGTGGATTACGCCTTCTACATCTACAACCGCCTGCAACTGCACCTGGCGGCGGGCCGCGACATCGTTGCCGCGTTCCAGCAGGCGTTGCGCGAGGTGGGCGTGGCCACGGTGTTCACCGCGCTGACGCTGTCGGTGGGGGTGGCCACCTGGTCGTTTTCGGCGCTGAAATTCCAGGCCGACATGGGCCTGCTGCTGACCTTCATGTTCATGGCCAACATGCTGATGGCGGTGACCCTGCTGCCGGCCCTGGCCGTGGTCCTGGAAATACTGGTTCCGCGACGGGGGCCGGTACGTGCGCCCCTGGTCGCCCATTAA
- a CDS encoding MauE/DoxX family redox-associated membrane protein, whose protein sequence is MVTFELLHDPLVHVASVGGLTLLLGTAVLHKLHDPEAFAGVLQRYAQVLGRWCAAPVWPHLLPVLDVLACAGLLLSLWWPMAALPAVALLVLYAGVLAVAAGEGSSLEDCGCHFGGRRQPPSRALVWRNLLLALAAGNLLIPMSERSLTWLDGCTLVFAFISVAALYLLANQLISNRATPRQRP, encoded by the coding sequence ATGGTGACTTTCGAACTGCTGCATGACCCCTTGGTGCATGTCGCCAGCGTCGGTGGGCTGACCCTGCTGCTGGGCACTGCCGTGTTGCACAAGCTGCACGACCCTGAAGCGTTTGCCGGTGTACTGCAACGCTACGCCCAGGTATTGGGCCGCTGGTGCGCGGCGCCCGTGTGGCCGCACCTGTTGCCGGTGCTGGACGTGCTGGCCTGCGCCGGGTTGCTGCTGAGCCTGTGGTGGCCGATGGCGGCGCTGCCCGCCGTGGCGTTGCTGGTGCTGTATGCCGGCGTGCTGGCGGTGGCTGCGGGCGAAGGTAGTTCCCTGGAAGACTGCGGCTGCCACTTCGGCGGCCGCCGCCAGCCGCCGTCCCGGGCGCTGGTCTGGCGCAACCTGCTGCTGGCGCTGGCCGCCGGCAACCTGCTCATACCGATGAGCGAACGCTCGCTGACCTGGCTCGACGGCTGCACCCTGGTGTTCGCCTTCATCAGCGTCGCCGCCCTGTACCTGCTGGCCAACCAGTTGATCTCCAACCGTGCAACCCCGAGGCAACGGCCATGA
- a CDS encoding c-type cytochrome, translating to MRALQPMKPRLCAGLLALASTFMAHAEAAPAQAATCVVCHGAQGQGNPALGAPRLAGQQAEYLLTQLRDFKAGRRGYDPQDSHGAQMRAIAATVQEGEQELLARYFAELDGGAVAPPVPGAPGQALYQGTCAACHGPQGQGFAHLKTPNLRMLDRAYLDRQLVAFREGTRGSEQHGSELAIWMRGIALQLHDDEQRRVLLDYIATP from the coding sequence ATGAGAGCACTTCAACCGATGAAGCCACGCCTTTGCGCCGGCCTGCTGGCCCTGGCCAGTACCTTCATGGCCCACGCCGAAGCCGCGCCTGCCCAGGCCGCCACCTGTGTCGTCTGCCATGGCGCCCAAGGCCAGGGCAATCCGGCGCTGGGCGCACCGCGCCTGGCCGGGCAGCAGGCCGAATACCTGCTCACGCAGCTGCGCGATTTCAAGGCTGGGCGCCGGGGGTATGACCCGCAGGACAGCCATGGCGCGCAGATGCGGGCGATTGCCGCGACGGTTCAAGAGGGGGAGCAGGAGCTGCTGGCGCGCTACTTCGCTGAACTTGACGGTGGCGCCGTTGCGCCGCCAGTGCCCGGCGCGCCGGGCCAGGCGCTCTACCAGGGCACCTGTGCCGCCTGCCACGGGCCGCAGGGGCAGGGGTTCGCGCATTTGAAGACACCGAATCTGCGGATGCTCGACCGGGCCTATCTCGACCGCCAGTTGGTGGCCTTCCGTGAAGGAACCCGGGGCAGCGAGCAGCACGGCAGCGAGCTGGCGATCTGGATGCGCGGCATTGCCCTGCAACTGCATGACGATGAACAGCGGCGGGTATTGCTCGACTATATCGCCACCCCATGA
- a CDS encoding DUF2986 domain-containing protein, with product MNRRKKINQLLKAHAKKASAKLAPKNRNTYISKADRAKLAAEASQQAEPPPDTPPQP from the coding sequence ATGAACCGTCGCAAAAAAATCAACCAGCTGTTGAAAGCCCACGCCAAGAAGGCCAGCGCCAAGCTCGCGCCGAAAAACCGCAACACTTACATTTCCAAGGCCGACCGGGCGAAGCTGGCTGCCGAGGCCAGCCAACAGGCCGAGCCGCCCCCCGATACACCGCCACAGCCCTGA
- a CDS encoding methylamine dehydrogenase light chain produces the protein MTIRWFDEATQLLTRRVARGTSRRGFLGGLGTLLVGAGATTLLPVFRGGAFAQPSAGLQESGDPNSCEYWRHCAIDGFLCGCCGGTSSSCPPGTVRSDITWIGTCRNPTDGKDYVISYNDCCGKSNCGRCVCQRDQGDTPLYRPQSSNDLNWCSGSQADMPYHCSLSVVIGVKE, from the coding sequence ATGACGATTCGCTGGTTCGACGAAGCCACCCAACTGCTGACTCGCCGCGTCGCCCGTGGTACCTCGCGCCGGGGGTTCCTCGGCGGCCTGGGCACCTTGCTGGTCGGCGCCGGGGCGACCACGTTGCTGCCGGTGTTCCGCGGCGGCGCCTTCGCCCAGCCCAGCGCCGGCCTGCAGGAGTCGGGCGACCCGAACAGCTGCGAGTACTGGCGCCACTGCGCCATCGACGGCTTTCTCTGCGGCTGTTGCGGCGGCACCTCCAGCAGCTGCCCGCCGGGCACCGTGCGTTCGGACATCACCTGGATCGGCACCTGCCGCAACCCCACCGACGGCAAGGACTACGTGATCTCTTACAACGACTGCTGCGGCAAGAGCAACTGCGGCCGCTGCGTGTGCCAGCGCGACCAGGGCGATACGCCGCTGTACCGCCCGCAAAGCTCCAACGACCTGAACTGGTGCTCCGGCAGCCAGGCGGACATGCCCTACCACTGTTCGCTGTCGGTGGTGATCGGGGTCAAGGAGTAG
- a CDS encoding amine dehydrogenase large subunit, producing the protein MFKRSLCYLLCGLSLLAGASTVLAGFVPEQARVEVLGDHRDQHWFWIWGSNAPNMVDGRAYLFDDEGRNLGQLSTGIWSNGLQLARSRDELYATEIYFSRGVRGRRSDVVTVYDARTLSPKREIPIPAKRMTALISTGLSVLSDDERFLLVLNFTPAQSISVVDLEHNRFVTEVPIPGCASIYPAGPRDFYAICGNGGFFHLRLDEQGQVALQERTPPAFDPLQDLLLTTGVRDGDTWYFVSQHNRAYALGLGADGVRPLKQWSLVSDQERADGWGIAGNHGVALHQQSGRLYVLMHKDVPENYQKPGTEVWVYDVATQQRVTRLSLEGQSTAIGVSQGDRPRLYSLDWVVPMPSLFTLWVYLTEGEAGLTPLLRQGVNLYDADSGEHLRSVGDIPLGFLNVVMPW; encoded by the coding sequence ATGTTCAAGCGTTCCTTGTGTTATCTGCTGTGTGGCCTGTCGTTGCTCGCCGGTGCTTCAACGGTGTTGGCCGGCTTCGTGCCGGAGCAGGCCCGTGTCGAAGTGCTCGGCGATCATCGTGACCAGCACTGGTTCTGGATCTGGGGCAGCAATGCGCCCAACATGGTCGATGGCCGTGCCTACCTGTTCGACGACGAGGGCCGCAACCTCGGCCAGCTGAGCACCGGCATCTGGTCCAACGGCCTGCAACTGGCGCGCAGCCGCGACGAGTTGTACGCCACCGAGATCTACTTCAGCCGGGGCGTGCGTGGCCGGCGCAGCGACGTGGTCACGGTGTACGACGCCAGGACACTGAGCCCCAAGCGCGAGATCCCGATCCCGGCCAAGCGCATGACCGCGCTGATCTCCACCGGCCTCAGCGTGCTGTCCGACGACGAGCGTTTCCTCTTGGTGCTCAACTTCACCCCGGCGCAGTCGATCTCGGTGGTGGACTTGGAGCACAACCGCTTCGTCACCGAGGTGCCGATCCCGGGGTGCGCATCGATCTACCCGGCCGGCCCCCGCGACTTCTATGCCATCTGCGGCAATGGCGGGTTCTTCCACCTGCGCCTGGATGAGCAAGGGCAAGTGGCGTTGCAGGAACGCACCCCGCCGGCATTCGACCCGTTGCAGGACCTGCTGCTGACCACCGGTGTGCGCGATGGCGACACCTGGTACTTCGTCTCCCAGCACAACCGCGCCTATGCCCTGGGCTTGGGCGCCGACGGTGTGCGGCCGCTCAAGCAGTGGTCGCTGGTCAGCGACCAGGAACGCGCCGATGGCTGGGGCATCGCCGGCAACCACGGCGTGGCCCTGCACCAGCAAAGCGGGCGGTTGTACGTGCTGATGCACAAGGATGTGCCGGAGAACTACCAGAAGCCCGGCACCGAGGTGTGGGTTTACGACGTGGCCACGCAACAGCGGGTGACGCGCCTGTCCCTCGAGGGGCAGAGCACCGCCATCGGCGTCAGCCAGGGCGACCGGCCACGGTTGTACAGCCTGGACTGGGTGGTGCCCATGCCGAGCCTGTTCACCCTGTGGGTCTACCTGACCGAAGGCGAGGCCGGGCTGACGCCGCTGCTGCGCCAGGGCGTGAACCTGTACGACGCCGACAGCGGCGAGCACCTGCGCAGTGTCGGCGATATCCCTTTGGGCTTCCTCAACGTGGTGATGCCATGGTGA
- a CDS encoding WD40/YVTN/BNR-like repeat-containing protein — protein MTAVRLLPWVLGLMCAGQAWAAPAIALNDVHQAPLVAVGRAGSGLVAVGDHGVVALSADGQQWRQARSVPVEGLLTAVSFIDSQQGWAVGHGGVLLHSVDGGQDWTLQKHLEGRPVLLSVLFTDARHGVVVGAYGYAARTANGGVTWQALQVGEEGDDFHFNQVFQAADASLFIVGEAGHAYRSTDQGDSWQALDTGVSGSLWTGTGLRDGRVLLAGMSGRVLLGDSQGRHWQVLDSGSREAITAVAQLDDGRVALVGNAGLVAVSDTLVAHFTSTQREDRQNLAALVAQPGHLLLLGAAGVVDSVAPDAKPTVTARQSTENAPR, from the coding sequence ATGACGGCTGTTCGATTGCTGCCCTGGGTACTGGGGCTGATGTGCGCGGGGCAGGCCTGGGCGGCACCTGCCATTGCCTTGAATGATGTGCACCAGGCGCCGTTGGTGGCGGTCGGCCGGGCAGGGTCGGGGCTGGTGGCTGTGGGCGACCACGGTGTGGTGGCGTTGTCCGCCGATGGCCAGCAGTGGCGCCAGGCACGCAGCGTGCCGGTGGAAGGGCTGCTGACCGCGGTGAGTTTCATCGATAGCCAGCAAGGCTGGGCCGTGGGCCATGGCGGGGTGCTGCTGCACAGTGTCGATGGCGGCCAGGACTGGACCTTGCAAAAGCATCTGGAGGGCAGGCCGGTGTTGCTCTCGGTGCTGTTCACCGATGCCCGCCACGGCGTGGTGGTCGGTGCCTATGGCTATGCCGCGCGCACGGCCAATGGCGGCGTCACCTGGCAAGCGTTGCAGGTGGGCGAGGAGGGCGATGATTTCCACTTCAACCAGGTGTTCCAGGCCGCCGACGCCAGCCTGTTCATCGTCGGCGAGGCCGGCCACGCCTACCGCTCCACCGACCAGGGCGATTCCTGGCAAGCCCTGGACACGGGCGTCAGTGGCTCGCTGTGGACCGGCACCGGCCTGCGCGATGGCCGTGTGTTGCTGGCGGGCATGAGCGGGCGGGTATTGCTGGGCGACAGCCAGGGCCGGCATTGGCAGGTGCTCGACAGCGGCAGCCGCGAGGCGATCACCGCCGTGGCGCAACTGGACGACGGCCGCGTGGCCCTGGTGGGCAACGCCGGCCTGGTGGCGGTCTCCGACACGTTGGTGGCGCACTTCACCAGCACCCAGCGCGAGGACCGGCAGAACCTCGCGGCCCTGGTCGCGCAGCCGGGTCATCTGTTGCTACTCGGCGCCGCAGGTGTGGTCGACAGCGTGGCACCGGATGCCAAGCCGACTGTCACCGCGCGCCAATCCACCGAAAATGCCCCTCGATAG
- a CDS encoding MipA/OmpV family protein produces the protein MFESKSIRKVLGASFAFNAILASTQASANEKSALDSIWGDETKVTAGFALHTAPRYFGAKGSQGHLLPSVTVQRGIFFADSLSGVGVQYQSDNGFSASAALGYDFGRADGDSKYRNGSDRLEGMGAVGGATVVDINLSQQILPWLAVTAEAELRTGGYKRGDRYQFGLLSTLHQSDRDTVTLSLNGHAGQAKYNQTYFGVTAEQSEKTVFERFKADQGIYAYSSELAWMHQFDQHWSTIASVNVMHYTDQVRKSPVIRQDTPVTSTFGVQYAF, from the coding sequence ATGTTCGAATCGAAATCCATCAGGAAAGTTCTCGGCGCTTCGTTCGCCTTCAATGCGATCCTGGCATCGACCCAGGCCAGCGCAAATGAAAAAAGTGCGCTGGACAGCATCTGGGGTGATGAAACCAAGGTGACCGCAGGCTTCGCCCTGCACACCGCGCCGCGCTATTTCGGCGCCAAGGGCAGCCAGGGCCATTTGCTGCCGTCGGTCACCGTGCAGCGCGGCATCTTCTTCGCCGACAGCCTGTCGGGGGTGGGCGTGCAGTACCAGTCCGACAATGGCTTCAGCGCCAGCGCCGCACTCGGCTACGACTTCGGTCGCGCCGACGGCGACAGCAAGTACCGCAATGGCTCGGACAGGCTCGAGGGCATGGGCGCGGTGGGCGGCGCGACGGTGGTCGACATCAACCTGTCGCAGCAGATCCTGCCGTGGCTGGCGGTCACCGCCGAGGCCGAATTGCGTACCGGTGGCTACAAGCGTGGCGACCGCTACCAGTTCGGCTTGCTGAGCACGCTGCACCAGAGCGACCGCGACACCGTCACCTTGAGCCTGAACGGCCATGCGGGGCAGGCGAAGTACAACCAGACCTACTTCGGCGTCACCGCCGAGCAAAGCGAGAAGACCGTGTTCGAGCGCTTCAAGGCGGACCAGGGCATCTACGCCTACTCCAGCGAACTGGCGTGGATGCACCAGTTCGACCAGCACTGGTCGACCATCGCCAGCGTGAATGTCATGCACTACACCGACCAGGTGCGCAAGAGCCCGGTCATTCGCCAGGACACGCCGGTGACCTCCACCTTCGGGGTGCAGTACGCGTTCTGA